One genomic window of Candidatus Trichorickettsia mobilis includes the following:
- a CDS encoding cytochrome ubiquinol oxidase subunit I codes for MEHIVDLSRLQFAITAIYHFLFVPLTLGLALLLAVMESVYVMSGHHIWRSMTKFWGKLFAINFAMGVATGITMEFQFGTNWAYFSHYVGDIFGVPLAIEGLMAFFLESTFVGLFLFGWDKMSKLGHLLCTWLMAIGANFSALWILIANGWMQNPVGAVFNPESMRMEIESITAVIFNPVAQAKFVHTVSAGYVTGAMFVLSISCYYLLTGKFVEFAKRSVIISSSFGLLSALSVVVLGDESGYLTGFNQKMKMAAIEAIWETEKAPAPFTLFGIPNQEKLSTDYAIKIPYLMGIIGTRSLDQEILGIKELVEISKSKIIAGLVEYEVLLRLKNKESQNKSADIQFLRENYSNIGYALLLKKYRVDILNSTHEEIDKAAWSNVPKVLPLFFSFRIMVACGIYFIILFTLTFYWMNIRREFAKRWLLKLSLLSLPLPWLAAELGWIVAELGRQPWAIHGILPTFLGVSPVSNIEIISSIIGFVVLYTFLLVIDIFLMVKTARTGPEHFLQDSRN; via the coding sequence ATGGAACATATAGTTGATCTTTCTCGGTTACAATTTGCTATAACCGCAATTTATCATTTTTTATTCGTACCACTTACCCTAGGCTTGGCTTTACTACTTGCGGTCATGGAAAGTGTTTATGTGATGTCAGGACATCATATATGGAGAAGCATGACCAAGTTCTGGGGGAAACTTTTTGCCATTAACTTTGCCATGGGAGTAGCTACCGGTATTACCATGGAGTTTCAGTTTGGTACGAACTGGGCTTATTTTTCTCATTATGTTGGCGATATTTTTGGCGTACCTCTAGCTATAGAAGGGTTAATGGCATTTTTCCTGGAAAGTACTTTTGTTGGTTTATTTTTATTCGGCTGGGACAAAATGAGCAAGTTAGGGCATTTATTATGCACTTGGCTTATGGCTATTGGCGCTAATTTTTCAGCATTATGGATTCTTATTGCCAATGGCTGGATGCAGAATCCGGTAGGAGCTGTGTTTAATCCCGAATCTATGCGCATGGAAATTGAATCCATTACCGCTGTAATCTTTAACCCCGTTGCGCAAGCTAAATTTGTGCATACCGTAAGTGCAGGTTATGTTACCGGAGCAATGTTTGTGCTTTCAATCAGTTGCTATTATCTATTAACCGGTAAGTTCGTCGAATTTGCAAAAAGATCTGTCATAATTTCGAGTAGTTTTGGTTTACTATCCGCTCTATCAGTAGTAGTCTTAGGTGATGAAAGTGGTTATTTAACCGGTTTTAATCAGAAAATGAAAATGGCTGCCATAGAAGCAATATGGGAAACTGAAAAGGCTCCCGCCCCTTTTACTTTATTTGGAATTCCTAATCAGGAAAAATTATCAACTGATTATGCTATAAAAATACCTTATTTAATGGGAATTATTGGCACGCGGTCTTTAGATCAGGAAATCTTGGGAATTAAGGAGTTAGTTGAAATATCAAAATCAAAAATTATCGCAGGATTGGTTGAATATGAAGTGCTATTAAGATTAAAAAACAAAGAAAGTCAAAATAAATCAGCTGATATTCAATTTTTACGGGAAAATTACTCTAACATTGGCTACGCTTTATTACTCAAGAAATATAGAGTGGATATCCTGAATTCTACCCATGAAGAGATTGATAAAGCAGCATGGTCTAATGTCCCTAAGGTACTACCGTTATTTTTCTCTTTCAGGATAATGGTGGCTTGCGGCATCTATTTTATTATCTTATTTACTCTTACTTTCTATTGGATGAATATACGTAGGGAATTTGCAAAAAGATGGTTATTAAAGTTATCGCTATTAAGTTTGCCATTACCGTGGCTTGCTGCTGAACTCGGATGGATTGTTGCTGAGCTTGGAAGACAACCATGGGCTATTCACGGTATTTTACCTACTTTTTTAGGAGTGTCCCCGGTTAGTAATATTGAAATCATCAGCAGTATTATTGGTTTTGTGGTTCTTTACACTTTTCTATTAGTTATAGACATATTTCTAATGGTTAAGACAGCTAGAACCGGACCAGAACATTTTTTACAAGATTCAAGGAATTAA
- the cydB gene encoding cytochrome d ubiquinol oxidase subunit II, translating into MLDFETLRIIWWLLLGVLLIGFAILGGIDLGVATLLPYVSKHDIERRIVLNTIAPTWEGNQVWFILGGGAIFAAWPTVYAVTFSNFYFALFLILIALILRPVGLDFRSKIECPIWRKSWDIAINISGIVPSLVFGVAVGNVLQGIDFDLDEFMFIKNSTGFWALFSPFTLLSGVTSLSMIVSQGAAFLVLKTEADIQNRAKTILKITPILTLLLFIIGGWCISKMDGFSIIGDLAHDASSDPHNKLVKMYPGAWLENYNKTPWFLTAPILGLSGAIITWILALSKKYSLVIITNSLSILGIIATVGLSMFPFILPSKINYTVSLTVWDASSSQTSLFIMLLAVIIFMPIILFYTSWAYKIMFGKVTEKHIKSKPHEVY; encoded by the coding sequence ATGCTAGACTTTGAAACTCTAAGAATCATCTGGTGGCTTCTTCTTGGTGTATTATTAATAGGATTTGCCATCCTCGGTGGTATTGATCTTGGAGTCGCAACTCTACTACCTTATGTTTCAAAACATGATATTGAACGAAGAATAGTCTTAAATACTATTGCTCCAACCTGGGAAGGTAACCAGGTTTGGTTTATATTAGGAGGTGGAGCAATTTTTGCCGCCTGGCCAACTGTATATGCTGTTACTTTTTCTAATTTTTACTTTGCTTTATTTTTAATTCTTATAGCGTTAATTTTAAGACCTGTAGGCTTGGATTTTCGTAGCAAAATCGAATGTCCAATTTGGCGTAAATCATGGGATATAGCTATAAATATTAGCGGCATAGTACCAAGCTTGGTTTTTGGAGTAGCGGTTGGAAACGTGCTTCAAGGTATAGATTTTGACCTGGATGAATTTATGTTTATAAAAAATTCTACAGGATTTTGGGCGTTATTTTCTCCTTTTACTTTATTATCTGGAGTCACTAGTCTATCAATGATAGTTTCACAAGGAGCTGCTTTTTTGGTATTAAAAACTGAAGCAGACATCCAAAACCGAGCTAAAACAATACTCAAAATAACTCCTATTTTAACTTTATTATTATTTATTATTGGTGGATGGTGTATATCTAAAATGGATGGATTTTCGATCATTGGAGATCTGGCTCATGATGCATCGAGTGATCCTCATAACAAATTAGTCAAAATGTATCCCGGAGCCTGGCTAGAAAATTATAATAAAACGCCTTGGTTTCTGACCGCTCCGATATTAGGATTAAGCGGCGCAATAATAACCTGGATATTGGCTCTCTCGAAAAAATATAGCCTGGTGATTATTACTAATTCATTATCAATTTTAGGAATTATTGCTACAGTTGGTTTATCGATGTTTCCTTTTATTCTACCGTCAAAAATTAATTATACGGTAAGTCTAACCGTGTGGGATGCCTCCAGCAGCCAAACTTCACTATTTATAATGTTGCTTGCGGTTATTATATTCATGCCTATAATATTATTTTACACATCTTGGGCTTATAAAATAATGTTTGGCAAGGTAACAGAAAAACATATTAAATCTAAACCTCATGAGGTATATTAA
- a CDS encoding IS630 transposase-related protein, with the protein MREDVVQYSDAYQYERAERLGVSKSGIQKALKKLNITYKKSFKTSEGKRRREVRISE; encoded by the coding sequence TTGAGAGAAGACGTGGTGCAATATAGTGACGCGTATCAATATGAAAGAGCTGAGCGGTTAGGAGTGAGTAAATCTGGAATACAAAAAGCATTAAAGAAGTTGAACATTACGTATAAAAAAAGCTTTAAAACATCCGAAGGCAAAAGAAGAAGAGAGGTTAGAATTTCAGAATAA
- a CDS encoding IS630 family transposase, with protein MKKALKHPKAKEEERLEFQNKIKKYEAEEKVIVFTDESGFVHSAPRTHGYSAKGKRCYGVHDWHPSKRTNVIGALVGKSLLTVSIFDGNVNTVIFNSWVEQDLIPKLPNNSVVVTDNASFHKSPYLKTMIEKAGHILEYLPPYSPDLNPIEPKWAQAKSRRRKYRCDVDTLFEKYML; from the coding sequence ATAAAAAAAGCTTTAAAACATCCGAAGGCAAAAGAAGAAGAGAGGTTAGAATTTCAGAATAAGATAAAAAAGTACGAGGCAGAGGAAAAAGTTATTGTCTTTACCGATGAGAGCGGGTTTGTCCATAGCGCGCCTAGAACTCACGGATATTCGGCAAAAGGCAAGAGGTGTTATGGTGTTCATGATTGGCATCCGTCAAAAAGAACTAATGTTATAGGGGCATTAGTAGGTAAATCGCTGCTAACCGTGTCAATTTTTGACGGCAATGTTAATACAGTTATTTTTAACAGCTGGGTAGAACAAGATTTAATACCGAAATTACCTAATAATTCCGTGGTTGTGACAGACAATGCAAGTTTCCATAAAAGTCCGTATTTAAAAACTATGATAGAAAAAGCTGGTCATATATTGGAGTACTTACCGCCTTATTCTCCTGATTTGAATCCTATTGAACCAAAATGGGCTCAAGCTAAATCTAGAAGAAGGAAATATCGCTGTGACGTAGACACTCTGTTTGAAAAGTACATGTTATAA
- a CDS encoding MFS transporter: MKISALIIAFLATLIQCYDYALFGLSAAQLAKTFMPHHQETEQLLRFFTIFSIAVMARPLGSIIFGIIGDNYGRVNSVKIAAGVAAISTGCIGLMPGFEIIGWCATILLTVCRMTFLMSLAGEIDATRIYVAEKIGIKHRNLANGIVSFYSQIGALLAATSYHMTANSEITDLWRINFIIGGVAGALIILMRRYFQESDEFLNFKAKTNYSKSSNSEIITLIKTHKLQFCLSILINGCNGGIYHFLIIFFATFASKIASIINSTQAQLTNICFIATFAIASVLSGFIADKFNVKKQIITALTISTIIIIIILSGFAINNHTLYVIMLLVGLLPFYVVPLQIIIQSMFSIGIRMRMCSLSHSIGSMLLSSTTPFFCMLLWKYTGSITIIFGYLLTLIAILLGAVTFSYSTVLIAANKSP, from the coding sequence ATGAAAATTTCTGCACTTATTATCGCCTTTCTTGCAACTCTTATCCAATGCTATGATTACGCACTTTTTGGCCTTTCTGCGGCACAACTTGCCAAAACCTTTATGCCGCATCATCAAGAAACTGAACAATTACTTCGCTTCTTTACAATATTTAGTATAGCAGTAATGGCTCGCCCTTTAGGATCGATAATCTTTGGTATTATTGGAGATAATTATGGTCGAGTTAATTCAGTCAAAATAGCCGCTGGCGTCGCTGCTATTTCTACAGGCTGCATTGGCCTTATGCCAGGTTTTGAAATTATTGGCTGGTGCGCCACTATTCTGCTTACTGTTTGTCGAATGACTTTTTTAATGAGTCTTGCTGGAGAAATTGATGCTACTAGGATTTATGTCGCTGAAAAAATAGGAATTAAACATCGTAATCTTGCTAATGGCATTGTCTCTTTTTATAGTCAGATAGGAGCTCTACTTGCGGCCACCAGCTACCATATGACAGCTAACAGCGAAATAACAGATTTATGGCGAATCAATTTTATTATTGGCGGTGTAGCTGGAGCTCTTATTATCTTGATGAGACGCTATTTTCAAGAAAGTGATGAGTTTTTAAATTTTAAAGCTAAAACAAACTACTCTAAAAGCTCGAATTCTGAAATTATTACTCTAATCAAAACTCATAAATTACAATTTTGCTTAAGCATACTGATTAATGGTTGTAATGGCGGTATCTATCACTTTTTAATAATTTTCTTTGCCACTTTTGCTTCAAAAATAGCATCTATAATAAATAGCACTCAAGCACAACTTACTAATATTTGCTTTATTGCTACTTTTGCTATTGCTTCAGTATTATCTGGGTTTATTGCCGATAAATTCAATGTTAAAAAACAAATTATTACTGCTTTAACTATTTCTACAATCATTATTATCATTATATTGTCCGGCTTTGCAATCAATAACCATACATTATATGTAATAATGCTATTAGTGGGCTTATTACCATTTTATGTAGTACCACTGCAAATTATCATCCAATCAATGTTTAGTATCGGAATCAGGATGCGCATGTGCAGTCTTTCACACTCTATAGGTAGTATGTTATTATCAAGTACTACGCCATTTTTTTGTATGTTATTATGGAAATATACTGGCTCTATAACTATTATATTTGGTTATTTATTAACATTGATTGCTATTCTCTTAGGAGCCGTGACCTTCAGCTACTCAACCGTATTAATTGCCGCTAACAAGTCACCATAA
- the cydX gene encoding cytochrome bd-I oxidase subunit CydX: MWYFSWILGIGLACTFSILNALWFELNSFTEADKSEDAQ, encoded by the coding sequence ATGTGGTATTTCTCCTGGATTCTAGGCATAGGCTTAGCTTGTACCTTTAGTATTTTAAATGCGCTTTGGTTTGAATTAAACTCTTTCACTGAAGCTGATAAATCTGAGGATGCTCAATAA